A stretch of Primulina tabacum isolate GXHZ01 chromosome 13, ASM2559414v2, whole genome shotgun sequence DNA encodes these proteins:
- the LOC142521881 gene encoding uncharacterized protein LOC142521881, with the protein MRFGHKEKLAPRYIGAYGIVERIGTLAYRLDLPQSLSAIHIVFHVSILRKYEPDPSHVLSTEDVELDSSLSYVEQPVQILDRKEKQLRNKKITLVLVQWSRHGIEETTWELEARMRQEWPHLFENMMNNSMYSDFPMYYQW; encoded by the coding sequence ATGAGATTTGGACACAAAGAGAAGTTagctccacgttatattggtgCGTATGGgattgttgagaggattggcactTTGGCTTATCGTTTGGACTTGCCGCAGAGTTTGTCTGCGATACATATtgtgtttcatgtatcgatACTGCGGAAGTACGAGCCAGATCCATCTCATGTTTTGAGTACCGAGGATGTGGAGTTAGATAGTTCCCTAAGTTATGTTGAGCAGCCggttcaaattcttgatcgcaaAGAGAAGCAACTCAGGAACAAGAAGATTACTTTGGTTTTGGTGCAGTGGAGTAGACATGGGATAGAAGAAACTACATGGGAGTTAGAGGCTCGAATGCGTCAAGAGTGGCCTCACttgtttgaaaatatgatgaatAACTCCATGTACTCAGATTTTCCTATGTATTATCAGTGGTAA